The following proteins are co-located in the Streptomyces sp. NBC_00435 genome:
- a CDS encoding CpaF family protein, protein MSLRSRVNTPDDRHSPREDGRLVSSYRAKLLEEIDLAEMSALAPAERRARLERVLGHIISREGPVLSTAERSQLIRRVVDEALGLGVLEPLLEDPTISEIMVNGPDQIFVERSGRVEQLPLRFASHDQLMQTIERIVSTVNRRVDEANPMVDARLPSGERVNVIIPPLSLTGATLTIRRFPRAFTLHEMVGLGSLDEQMLLLLSGLVAAKMNVIVSGATGTGKTTLLNALSGLIPEGERIITIEDSAELQLQQAHVIRLESRPANVEGKGQITIRDLVRNSLRMRPDRIIVGEVRGGETLDMLQAMSTGHDGSLATVHANSSADALMRLQTLASMSEVEVPFEALQDQINSAVNIVVQLTRFGDGSRRITEISILDSHGREPFRITTVCRFAAQPMGPDGRVHGRFEYYPLPRWIADRLYMNNQPIPQAFGVALADDPLTARITRTAL, encoded by the coding sequence ATGAGCCTGCGTTCCCGGGTCAACACACCCGACGACCGCCACAGCCCCCGCGAGGACGGCCGGCTGGTCTCCTCCTACCGCGCCAAGCTGCTCGAGGAGATCGACCTCGCCGAGATGTCCGCGCTGGCGCCCGCCGAGCGCCGGGCGCGCCTGGAGCGCGTCCTCGGGCACATCATCAGCCGCGAGGGCCCGGTCCTGTCCACCGCCGAGCGCTCCCAGCTGATCCGCCGCGTCGTGGACGAGGCACTCGGCCTCGGCGTGCTCGAACCGCTCCTCGAAGACCCCACCATCTCCGAGATCATGGTCAACGGGCCCGACCAGATCTTCGTGGAACGCTCCGGCCGCGTGGAGCAGCTCCCGCTCCGCTTCGCCTCGCACGACCAGCTGATGCAGACCATCGAGCGCATCGTCTCCACCGTCAACCGCCGTGTGGACGAGGCCAATCCGATGGTCGACGCACGCCTGCCCAGCGGCGAGCGCGTCAACGTCATCATCCCGCCGCTGTCCCTGACCGGCGCCACCCTCACGATCCGCCGCTTCCCCCGGGCCTTCACCCTGCACGAGATGGTCGGCCTGGGCTCCCTGGACGAGCAGATGCTCCTCCTGCTGTCCGGTCTGGTGGCGGCCAAGATGAACGTGATCGTGTCCGGCGCCACCGGCACCGGCAAGACCACCCTCCTCAACGCCCTCTCCGGCCTGATCCCGGAGGGCGAGCGGATCATCACCATCGAGGACTCCGCCGAGCTCCAGCTCCAGCAGGCGCACGTCATCCGCCTCGAATCCCGCCCGGCGAACGTGGAGGGCAAGGGCCAGATCACCATCCGCGATCTCGTCCGCAACTCCCTGCGCATGCGCCCCGACCGCATCATCGTCGGCGAGGTCCGCGGCGGTGAGACGCTCGACATGCTCCAGGCGATGTCCACGGGCCACGACGGCTCCCTCGCCACGGTCCACGCGAACAGCTCCGCGGACGCCCTGATGCGCCTGCAGACACTCGCCTCGATGTCCGAGGTGGAGGTCCCCTTCGAGGCCCTCCAGGACCAGATCAACAGCGCCGTCAACATCGTCGTCCAGCTGACCCGCTTCGGCGACGGCTCGCGCCGCATCACCGAGATCTCCATCCTCGACTCACACGGCCGCGAGCCCTTCCGGATCACCACGGTCTGCCGCTTCGCGGCCCAGCCCATGGGACCGGACGGCCGCGTCCACGGCCGCTTCGAGTACTACCCGCTCCCGCGCTGGATCGCCGACCGCCTCTACATGAACAACCAGCCGATCCCCCAGGCCTTCGGGGTCGCCCTGGCGGACGATCCGCTCACCGCCCGCATCACCCGGACCGCCCTGTGA
- a CDS encoding sensor histidine kinase, with translation MDLAVPRARSAAAPPPALQANALQALCRHVFAFRMVMIGLGAPLALARTARGGPTYLVGGAILLTFTLSYVLIRGWERFGPLLLRHRRLLAADLGLSVLLLVTATADSPLGLVCVFTPLLAGLVHGWRGAAVYSAVQAAAVAALAGTPVLTALCLLAGGAGSCLRDLLFRFGSASQALTETRAGLAVAEAVRAERDYLAREMHDSVSKTLHGLALTADALTRTTDPDAIRRQAGLLSVAARQAAAESRSLLTELRGDLDTPGVSLLPELRALTAGAELRTAGVLPAVPAPVARHLLAVTAEALENARRHAGASHVTVSLTADPTYLTLTVEDDGRGLPGGVDLPALARRGHFGLLGMTERAATIGARLSLGAASNGPGAQVRLDLPLATLEGGA, from the coding sequence ATGGACCTCGCCGTGCCGCGGGCACGTTCCGCGGCGGCGCCCCCTCCCGCCCTCCAGGCCAACGCGCTCCAGGCCCTGTGCCGTCACGTCTTCGCGTTCCGGATGGTGATGATCGGCCTGGGCGCACCGCTGGCGCTGGCACGGACGGCGCGCGGGGGCCCGACGTACCTCGTGGGCGGCGCGATCCTGCTCACCTTCACGCTGTCATACGTCCTCATCCGCGGCTGGGAGCGCTTCGGCCCACTGCTGTTGCGGCACCGCCGGTTGCTGGCCGCGGACCTGGGCCTCAGCGTCCTGCTGCTGGTCACGGCTACTGCGGATTCCCCGCTCGGTCTCGTCTGCGTCTTCACCCCGCTGCTGGCCGGACTGGTCCACGGGTGGCGTGGAGCAGCGGTCTACTCCGCCGTGCAGGCGGCCGCGGTCGCGGCGCTGGCGGGCACGCCGGTCCTGACGGCGCTGTGTCTGCTCGCGGGCGGCGCGGGATCCTGCCTGCGCGACCTCCTCTTCCGCTTCGGCTCGGCGAGCCAGGCCCTGACCGAGACCAGGGCCGGCCTGGCCGTGGCGGAGGCCGTCCGAGCCGAACGGGACTACCTGGCCCGGGAGATGCACGACTCCGTGTCGAAGACCCTGCACGGGCTGGCCCTCACGGCCGACGCCCTGACCCGGACGACGGACCCGGATGCGATCCGCCGCCAGGCCGGGCTGCTGTCCGTCGCGGCCCGCCAGGCGGCCGCGGAGTCGCGGTCCCTGCTGACGGAACTGCGCGGGGACCTGGACACTCCCGGGGTCTCACTGCTCCCGGAGCTGCGGGCCCTCACCGCGGGGGCGGAGCTCCGTACCGCCGGAGTCCTGCCGGCAGTCCCGGCCCCCGTGGCCCGGCACCTGCTGGCGGTGACGGCGGAGGCGCTGGAGAACGCCCGCCGGCACGCGGGTGCCTCGCACGTCACGGTCTCCCTGACCGCTGACCCCACGTATCTCACCCTGACCGTCGAGGACGACGGCCGCGGCCTCCCGGGCGGCGTGGACCTTCCCGCGCTCGCACGCCGGGGCCACTTCGGCCTGCTCGGCATGACGGAACGCGCCGCCACCATCGGGGCCCGCCTCTCCCTCGGAGCCGCCTCGAACGGCCCCGGGGCCCAGGTCCGCCTGGACCTGCCCCTCGCGACGCTGGAAGGGGGCGCGTGA
- a CDS encoding type II secretion system F family protein, producing MNPLILLTLGATLLACVLVILGLHAYAAGRAQRAALIERLSATGLPEPLGRRRRFRGVDRRLRTTGLGRGIERKLAVTGLDLTAGEFFVYMVAAVAGIWMVSASFLAPFFGPVAGLIGLWAANAFLNWQRARRTERFINQLPDLARILANATQAGLALRTAIGMAAEELEAPAGEELARVADRLAVGHSIEEALGEIAERLPSRELVVLVSTLVLSARAGGAIVGSLRNLTVTLEQRKETRREIRTQLSQVTATAYLVPVLGIGSLLLVDAMMPGALDRMTGSVIGQTAVLIALGLFALGFLFIRRLSKIDV from the coding sequence GTGAACCCACTGATCCTCCTCACCCTCGGCGCCACCCTGCTGGCCTGCGTGCTCGTGATCCTGGGCCTCCACGCCTACGCCGCCGGCCGCGCCCAGCGCGCCGCACTCATCGAACGCCTCTCGGCGACCGGCCTCCCGGAACCCCTGGGCCGCAGGCGTCGCTTCCGGGGCGTGGACCGGCGCTTGCGCACGACCGGGCTGGGCCGCGGCATCGAGCGCAAACTCGCGGTGACCGGGCTGGACCTGACCGCCGGGGAGTTCTTCGTCTACATGGTGGCCGCGGTCGCCGGGATCTGGATGGTCTCGGCCTCCTTCCTGGCCCCGTTCTTCGGTCCGGTGGCCGGCCTGATCGGGCTGTGGGCGGCCAACGCCTTCCTCAACTGGCAGCGGGCGCGCCGCACCGAGCGGTTCATCAACCAGCTCCCGGACCTGGCACGGATCCTCGCCAACGCGACCCAGGCCGGCCTGGCGCTGCGCACGGCCATCGGCATGGCGGCCGAGGAACTGGAGGCACCGGCGGGCGAGGAGCTGGCGCGGGTGGCAGACCGGCTCGCCGTGGGGCACTCCATCGAGGAGGCCCTGGGCGAGATCGCGGAGCGCCTGCCGTCCCGGGAACTGGTCGTCCTGGTCTCCACCCTCGTCCTGTCAGCCCGCGCGGGCGGCGCGATCGTGGGCAGCCTGCGCAACCTGACGGTGACGCTGGAGCAGCGCAAGGAGACCCGCCGGGAGATCCGCACCCAGCTGTCCCAGGTGACGGCGACGGCGTACCTGGTGCCGGTGCTGGGGATCGGCTCGCTCCTCCTGGTGGACGCCATGATGCCGGGCGCGCTGGACCGCATGACCGGGTCCGTCATCGGGCAGACGGCCGTCCTGATCGCCCTGGGGCTCTTCGCGCTCGGCTTCCTCTTCATCCGCCGCTTGTCCAAGATCGACGTATGA
- a CDS encoding DUF5936 domain-containing protein has product MALLLALAGALSVFGMFHGIRLYRADAKLPSDLVLALEVGATRTTAVGSLIDRAGIRYAPLILRLMGPDRVARKRRQIDTAGNPSGLTIDRYAARRAVYAFLGGLGAFAMLLNGQLILALVMVAFGLFWIEVGLWSAIRIRRDHIERTLPDFLDVLAVVVSAGLGFRPALERVADKYQGPWSDEIRITLQQMTMGVSRRQAFDELRRRNDSEQVAQFVTALQQGEELGSPIVDTLIAIAEDMRRTDAQNARRRAAKAVPKATFAVTMFMLPGTMILLIGGFVYGANVDFGALFGGR; this is encoded by the coding sequence ATCGCCCTGCTCCTGGCCCTGGCCGGGGCCCTGTCGGTCTTCGGCATGTTCCACGGCATCCGGCTCTACCGCGCCGACGCCAAACTCCCGAGCGACCTGGTCCTGGCACTGGAGGTCGGTGCCACCCGCACGACGGCCGTCGGCTCGCTCATCGACCGCGCCGGAATCCGCTACGCGCCGCTGATACTGCGCCTGATGGGGCCGGACCGGGTGGCCCGCAAGCGCCGCCAGATCGACACGGCCGGCAACCCGTCCGGGCTTACCATCGACCGCTACGCCGCGCGCCGCGCCGTCTACGCCTTCCTGGGCGGTCTGGGCGCCTTCGCGATGCTGCTCAACGGTCAGCTGATCCTCGCGCTGGTCATGGTCGCCTTCGGCCTGTTCTGGATCGAGGTCGGCCTCTGGTCGGCCATCCGGATCCGCCGCGACCACATCGAGCGGACCCTGCCGGACTTCCTGGACGTGCTGGCGGTGGTGGTGAGCGCCGGGCTCGGATTCAGGCCGGCGCTGGAGCGGGTGGCGGACAAGTACCAGGGCCCGTGGTCCGACGAGATCCGGATCACGCTGCAGCAGATGACCATGGGCGTGAGCCGCCGTCAGGCCTTCGACGAGCTGCGCAGGCGCAACGACTCCGAACAGGTGGCACAGTTCGTCACCGCCCTGCAGCAGGGCGAGGAGCTGGGATCCCCGATCGTGGACACCCTGATCGCCATTGCGGAGGACATGCGGCGCACGGACGCCCAGAACGCCCGCCGCCGGGCCGCCAAGGCCGTCCCCAAGGCGACCTTCGCCGTCACGATGTTCATGCTGCCCGGCACGATGATCCTGCTGATCGGCGGATTCGTGTACGGCGCGAACGTCGACTTCGGCGCGCTGTTCGGGGGCAGGTGA